CCGGGTGAAATGTCACCAACCAACTCTATTGAGGCTGCGATTTGGGTGGCACTCGGCGGGCGCGGAACGTTAGTCGGGCCGGTGATTGGCGCGGCGCTGGTCAACGGCGCGAAAAGTTATTTTACCGTCGCCATGCCGGAATACTGGCAGCTGTTTCTGGGCGGGATTTTCATCGCTGTCACGCTGTTTTTACCCCGCGGCGTCTATGGGCTATTTCGTAAGGGAGAGAAATAATGCAGCCAGCCGAAGGCCTTTTTACGCGCCAGCTACCGGGCGACCGTTTTCGTGAGCAAACCGATCCGGTGCTCCAGCTTGAGTCGATAAACGTCAATTTTGACGGTTTCCAGGCGTTAACCGATCTGTCGCTGAACATCGGCGTGGGGGAATTACGCTGCGTGATTGGCCCGAACGGTGCCGGAAAAACCACGCTGATGGACGTGATCACCGGTAAAACGCGCCCGCAAAGTGGACGGGCGATTTACGATCAGTCGATTGATTTAACCGGACTCGATCCCGCCGCCATCGCGCGACAGGGCATCGGGCGTAAGTTCCAGAAACCCACGGTATTTGAAGCGCTGACGGTGTGGGAAAACCTTGAGCTGGCCATGAAGGGCGACAAATCCGTGTGGGCCAGCCTGCGCGCCAGGCTCACGTCAGAGCAGAGCGACCGCATCAATGAAATGCTCACGCTGCTGCGCCTGAGCGCCGAGCGGGATCGCAGCGCAGGTTTACTGTCTCACGGGCAAAAACAGTTTCTGGAAATCGGCATGCTGCTGGTGCAGGACCCACATTTACTGTTACTCGATGAGCCAGCCGCAGGAATGACGGACGCCGAAACGGAGTATTCGGCAGAACTTTTTCGCACCCTGGCGGGCAAACATTCGCTGATGGTGGTGGAACACGATATGGGATTTGTTGAAACCATCGCCGATCACGTCACCGTTCTGCATCAGGGACGCGTGCTGGCGGAGGGATCGTTGCGTGAAGTGCAAGCCAACGAACAGGTTATCGAAGTTTATCTGGGACGTTAAGGAGCGGGAATGCTACAGGTTAACGAACTGAATCAGTATTACAGCGGCAGCC
This sequence is a window from Enterobacter sp. 638. Protein-coding genes within it:
- the urtD gene encoding urea ABC transporter ATP-binding protein UrtD; the protein is MQPAEGLFTRQLPGDRFREQTDPVLQLESINVNFDGFQALTDLSLNIGVGELRCVIGPNGAGKTTLMDVITGKTRPQSGRAIYDQSIDLTGLDPAAIARQGIGRKFQKPTVFEALTVWENLELAMKGDKSVWASLRARLTSEQSDRINEMLTLLRLSAERDRSAGLLSHGQKQFLEIGMLLVQDPHLLLLDEPAAGMTDAETEYSAELFRTLAGKHSLMVVEHDMGFVETIADHVTVLHQGRVLAEGSLREVQANEQVIEVYLGR